The Tachysurus fulvidraco isolate hzauxx_2018 chromosome 19, HZAU_PFXX_2.0, whole genome shotgun sequence genomic sequence aaataatcggTTCATGTTACCTGGCCTTGCTTCCTTCTATTTCTTGACAAAATAACTGAGGTTACACGTTGCCCCTGACTGACATAAAGCACAGTCCATGTCTAAAGTTCAGGTTCTTGTCATTATGTGAAGCATAACAAAGGAAATTGTAGCAGAAATTAGTCACTcaactaaataaaattaaagcagGCTTCCATTTATTAGTACTTGCTTAAAGGCTTTATAAATATGAAACCCAACAGTGACTTCTTGTCATTATGGCTGTAACAGGTCTGAATAATCGATATTATAGTAAAtttatcatttctgtttataCAGTCTGAAGAAGCAGTGCTTCATTATTTGCtactattaaattaaattaaaagctcAGCCTCGGGAAAATGCAGAGTAAAGCAAAATTAGACCATTTGGTGAACATAATCTGATATTCTTCTATAAAGTGCTGTTCATATAGCAGCATATATGAGGGCAAGAATaagcaaatgaaaaaaaggaagaaatgtgTTAACCCCTAAATTTGTACTTATCAACCTTAAATCATTGCTTCTTGAAGTCTTGCTTTTCCTGCAGGAACGAGTATGATTTATAGCAGTGAAACGTCTTGCACTAAATACAAGCCATCAGTGAAATTAAAAGTTTTGGCACTGCATTATCCACCAAATCCATTTGTTAATGTACTGAGCTGATGAATGCACTTTTTATATGCACCGTGATGGTATTACATTATGTGTGCTGTCACAAACACATCTAACCCCAACATTTCAATTTGGATAATGTTTACATACAACGTGGCTGATTCAGCAACCAGTGGAAAAAACATTCAGATAAAAgttttttattctactttttGAACATGTTCCTTCAATTAGGCtgtgcttcattttatttatttatttatttttatatctttcttattattactacttttcaaggttattttcattttaacaagAGGACTCGAGCTTTCTAGTGGGATGCCAAGCAGTCAGCCTTCATCAGGATGAGAGCTTGTTCAGAATCATTACCACAAATCCTCCCTACGAGATCTGGACTTCTGCTATAAAAGAGGAAGACGTCTTAATCAGCGAGGATGACATTTTCAGATTTGGACTTGCAAGGAGACTTACAAGTATGTCATTAAGAATAAGTTAGAAAGGAGGGCAATATAATGTGATTAAATGCAGGGgtggttctagccctttttttttagggtggcttcagcccccctgtctgtgatctcagccaccctaataCTAtaagtataaagtttaaaaattaaaaataaaaattatgttaaaatgcagccATGTtttcgatgggaaagaaaattattcatcagttttttttttactttgcttttacgcgcctgagttgtagtctttcaaaagtgcgtcttcagctgtctgtttTACTTGAACGGACAAGCACAGTGTCAGTCAGAgcgcagtgaaatgtcactattcttattaccagagttgtagcacaaacaaaaaatttatgcaaacaatccattcaatactaaataaaaataacatttattgatttggtctttgtgaatatctatttattaatgactgcattcattggacacactgtttgtagagaatgcacacatacatgaaccgatttgattcgagactggcatcattacatcatacataaaattttattgtccacttttgccattttaaataataccttAACTTTTAGCTTattatgtagtcatataatatataatataaaactcttcttgttttaaattctcactgagggctaaaaccccctaaagatgaaatcctagaaccgcccctgattaAATGTATGTTGCTGGACATGACGTACAATCACAGACACGTGTAGGTGATTTATTTAAGAAGGTATGCTTTAAGTAAGGCTCATGTGGAACCTGGAACCAACACAAAGGGACTTGGGGCATGAGGTGGTGGACACACTGGATagggtgccaacccattatAGGGCAAAGTCACATTTTTTACAGGAAAAAAGCAACTTATATATTTAGCTAAGCTAAATCGCCTCTAAGAGTGAATGAGTTCATGTGTCTGTGGTGCCCTGCAAATGTTTCTCTGATGAATTGATGTTAAAGCTCTCCAGAAACGTCTCTGAGAAGATAGAGGACTATGAGCCAGAGGATTACAAGTGACCCTCTGAGGAGAAGGAGCTCTACTGGGGCTTCCATTAGGAGGCAGTGCTCTACAGGTGCTTCTCTGTGGAGACAGAGCAGTATAGCgatttctctaaaaaaaaatacagctgtaCAGATGCCTCCCTGGTGCTTCTCTGGGGTTCTGGGGTTCTTACAAGTGCTTTTCTAGGGTTGTGGGTTTTTACAGTCACTTCTCTGAGAAGAAGGTGCTCTATGGATGCTTGTTTTTACAGGAGCGTCTCTGCAGAGATTTCTACATGTTATCTAAAGAGTAACAGCTCTACATGAGCTTCTCTATGAAGACTGAGCTCCACAGGTGCTTCTCATGTCCACATCTTCTTTTAAGAGTCAGAGCTCTACatgagggggcacggtgtcttagtggttagcatgtttgcctcacacctccagggttgggggttcgattcccgcctccaccttgtgtgtgtggagtttgcatgttctccccgtgcctcgggggtttcctccgggtactccggtttcctcccccagtccaaagacatgcatggtaggttgattggcatctctgaaaaaattgtccgtagtgtgtgagtgaatgagtgtgtgtgcgccctgcgtcgatgcccgatgatgcctgagataggtgcaggctccccgtgacccgagaagttcggataagcggtagaaaatgagtgagctCTACATGAGCTTTTCCAAGCAGAGTCCATATGCTTATTTTATAAGATATTCATACATGTGTCACTTATTGGAGATGGTAAAATGATGCATGAAATCACAAATCTTGTATTCATCACCCACATATGCCAGACTGCAAGTCCAGATTTCATGAATCGATAACTGTACGCATAGAATTATCAGCTTCAGAaagttacagagagagagacagacagagagagagagagagacagacagagacacacacagagagagagagagacagacagagacacacacacagagagacacacagagagagagagagcaggagaaagagagagacagagagagagagagagagagagagagagagagagagagagagagagagagagagagagagagagagataaacacacacacacacagagagagagagagagagagagagagagagatacacacaaacacacacagagagagagagagagagagagagagagagataaacacacacacacacagagagagagagagagagagagagagagagagagagagagataaacacacacacacacacacagagagagagagagatgtgtggtGGAAGCGTGCGCTCAGTACAGAGTTAGCTGCAGCAGAGGGAAGTTACTGAAGCACGGTGCAGTCCTTGTGTCTGACCGAACCGCTTTTTATGGACCTTTTCACCATCCGAGCCGAGCGATGGCTAAGATCCGGGTCTCATATGAGTACTCGGAGGCGGAGGACCGAAGCATTCGGCTCGGCCTCTTCCTGATCGCTTGCGGTGTGCTTTCTCTCTTCATCCTGTGCTTGTGCTGGCTGAGTCCGGCGCTGCAGAGTCTGCGCAGCCGCCCGACCAACTGCACGGTGCTGAGCGTGCGCCGCCTGGACGAGCGCTTCGAGTGCGTGTTCACGTGCGGCGCGGACTGTCGCGGCACGTCGCTGTATCCCTGCCTGCAGATCTTCGTCAACAACTCGGCATCCGGCGCCGCCGCGCTGCTTCACTACGACGAACAGCAGCTGCTGCTCAACCCCAAGGTAATGTTGAAATATCTAAAAGTTCGGACCGGTCGTCGGTCGCTTTGGAAATTGCAGTGAAGTCCACACATTCACCTGATCCACAGGTTCCCAACCCTGGTCCTGTCATGGACATCTCTGCGTTCTCACTAGACGTTCATCCAATCAGTTGACCAGGGCTATGATTAGTAACCTGTGATCTGATCCACATGAAACACTTAAAAACCATGTCACAAGTGTCTGGTCCTGCTAGTAAAAAGTATGTGCTTTTCGCACTTCTGTgaagtctttccactagatgttggagtgtgtctgtggggattagtgatcattcagctacaggagcgttagtgagatcagacactgatgttggagtgtgtctgtggggattagtgatcattcagctacaggagcgttagtgagatcagacactgatgttggagtgtgtctgtggggattagtgatcattcagctacaggagcgttagtgagatcagacactgatgttggagtgtgt encodes the following:
- the LOC113645807 gene encoding calcium-activated potassium channel subunit beta-4, whose protein sequence is MAKIRVSYEYSEAEDRSIRLGLFLIACGVLSLFILCLCWLSPALQSLRSRPTNCTVLSVRRLDERFECVFTCGADCRGTSLYPCLQIFVNNSASGAAALLHYDEQQLLLNPKCSYVPKCERDNQKMREDILRLQHYWSEEGSNQSFTCFFNPQRRPDDVLWQRSHDASVLLHCVLWPMLSLLVGTLIVLLTVCARSLAVRAEAIQKRKFS